One region of Fragaria vesca subsp. vesca linkage group LG4, FraVesHawaii_1.0, whole genome shotgun sequence genomic DNA includes:
- the LOC101305170 gene encoding serine/threonine-protein kinase HT1-like, translating to MEEQREEFRPAKNKIDIKSLDAQLQRHLDRVCEIEEKKKKNEQEKYRVRARVGASEIQEIEEWEIDPEKLVIKGAFAHGTFASVHRGLYNNQPIAVKVLDWGEEGERAKALQRDFYREVSVWYKLEHPNVTKCIGATTMTTSKLIQQSKKELSSNSACVITEYLCGGTLKSHLKKFREKKLPMEDVLQLALDLARGLSYLHSKNIVHRDVKSENLLLDNNQIVKIADFGVARLEASNLSEMTGNTGTPGYMAPEVLESKPYDKKCDVYSFGICLWEICCCQTPYSNYSFSELTSAVVYKNLRPQIPKNCPSSLAKVMKKCWDAEPSKRPEMHEVVTMLEAIDNSKHPHGCFCFSMRDS from the exons ATGGAAGAACAAAGAGAAGAGTTCCGTCCGGCGAAGAACAAGATTGACATAAAGAGTTTGGACGCTCAGCTACAGAGGCATCTTGATAGAGTTTGTGAGATAGAGGAGAAGAAGAAGAAGAATGAGCAAGAGAAATACAGAGTTAGAGCGCGAGTTGGAGCCTCGGAAATACAAGAGATAGAAGAATGGGAAATCGATCCGGAAAAACTGGTTATTAAAGGGGCCTTTGCTCATGGCACGTTTGCTTCTGTTCATAGAGGTCTTTACAATAACCAACCGATTGCAGTTAAAGTGTTAGATTGGGGAGAAGAGGGTGAGAGAGCAAAAGCTTTGCAAAGAGATTTTTACCGCGAGGTTTCTGTTTGGTACAAGCTTGAACATCCCAATGTTACTAAG TGCATTGGAGCTACAACAATGACTACTTCAAAACTAATACAACAAAGTAAAAAGGAGTTGAGTAGTAATTCTGCTTGTGTGATTACCGAGTATCTTTGTGGAGGTACTCTCAAGTCTCACCTCAAAAAGTTTCGCGAAAAGAAGCTGCCTATGGAGGATGTCTTGCAACTAGCATTGGATCTTGCAAGAGGATTAAGCTATTTGCACTCGAAGAACATTGTTCACAGAGATGTTAAATCAGAAAATTTGCTTCTTGATAACAATCAGATAGTAAAGATAGCAGATTTTGGTGTCGCTCGTCTTGAGGCTTCGAATTTGAGTGAGATGACAGGCAACACCGGCACCCCTGGATACATGGCTCCTGAG GTATTGGAGTCGAAACCATATGACAAGAAATGCGACGTTTACAGCTTTGGAATTTGCTTATGGGAGATCTGTTGCTGCCAAACGCCCTACTCTAACTATTCATTTTCAGAATTAACTTCAGCTGTTGTGTATAAA AATTTAAGACCACAAATACCTAAAAACTGTCCAAGCTCCTTGGCCAAAGTAATGAAAAAATGTTGGGATGCAGAACCCAGCAAAAGGCCAGAAATGCATGAAGTTGTTACCATGTTAGAGGCTATTGACAACTCGAAACATCCCCACGGTTGCTTCTGCTTCTCCATGCGGGACAGTTGA